The sequence CCCGTGTCACCGAGGAGCCCTTCATCCACGGCACTCACGGCGGGCTCATCCTCCTTAGCATGGACATAAGCATGGAGGAATGTCCGCTCCGCGAATACTACATCTACCAGCCCGGCTGCGGCCACGGCGGCGCTGGCACTCCGTCGCTCAATCTGGTCCCGCAACTCAGGTGCTTGGTCGGCCAACCCTGTGCGGTCGGCCTCCTGTCACATGGCGACGGCGGAGACTACTATGTCGCGTTACTAACTATGCAGAGGAAAGGAGAGTTTGAGCTCTCCCTCTTCTGCTCCAAGATGGAAACTTGGACCGTCAAGAAGCCCGTCTTGTCACCGGAGGACCAAGCAGCCTTCTTACTGGATGACGGAGGCTTTGAGCCGAACAAGGTTATCGCCGTTGGTGCAGTGTCATGGCATTCGTTGACTTGTTTAAAGGCATCCTAATCGGCGATGTCCTCGAAGGTAGCCCCCAGTTCCTCTACATTCCGCTGCCAGCAACAACA comes from Triticum aestivum cultivar Chinese Spring chromosome 5B, IWGSC CS RefSeq v2.1, whole genome shotgun sequence and encodes:
- the LOC123111328 gene encoding uncharacterized protein — its product is MELARMDPPGVELPKSCLLAIKPVVADSTNATTATHQTEHPDDSREISIQVSLFVHRPPLISYVVVWSTDARVTEEPFIHGTHGGLILLSMDISMEECPLREYYIYQPGCGHGGAGTPSLNLVPQLRCLVGQPCAVGLLSHGDGGDYYVALLTMQRKGEFELSLFCSKMETWTVKKPVLSPEDQAAFLLDDGGFEPNKVIAVGAVSWHSLTCLKAS